CGTGGAAGTATTCGTGCGCCGCGACCTGACGTTTTTTGGCGATATGCCGCGTGTACTGCGCGAAAGCATGATCCTGGTCGGTGCGATTCTCGTGATGCTTGGAGCGGCGATGGGCGTGACAAATTATCTCATCGACGAGCAAATTCCGATGAAGCTGTTCGGTTGGATCAGTCTGTTCGTCGACAGCAAAGTCGTCTTCCTGGTAATCCTGAATCTATTCTTACTGGTGATGAACATGGTGGAGATCTTCTCGGCCATCATCATCGTCGTGCCGATCATTGTGCCGGTGGCGATGCAATACCACGTGGACCCCGTTCATCTCGGGGTTATCTTCCTGCTCAATCTTGAAATAGGCTATATGACCCCGCCTCTTGGGCTGAATCTTTTCCTGTCGAGTATGCGGTTCAATCGACCGCTGACTGCAGCCTATCGGGCCGTTTTGCCGTTCTTTGCCCTCTTGGTGGCGGTACTTATCCTGGTCACCTACGCGCCGGGTTTAAGCCTCTCATTGGCCGGCTCGGCGTCGCCCTGACGAGCTGGGAGCTTGATTTTATTCGCGTTAAGTGCTTTATATCGCGCCCCTTTTTAGGAGGCGCTTATGGCGATGGTTTGTGGAATTTGCGGCAAGAAACCGGTCTACGGGAATAAGGTCTCGCATTCCAATAACCGGACTCGCCGACGGTGGCTTCCAAATCTCAAACGTGTTCATGTGATTGTCGACGGCGTCAGCAAGACGATTCGCCTTTGCACGCGTTGCATTCGATCCGGCAAGGTCGCCAAGGCCGCGTAGGCATTCAGGAACGTAGCGCGCGGAGCGGACTTAACAGATCCCTCTCTAGCCGCTCTACCATGTAAGAAACATATCGCAGGGGATTCAGTCTGCGATTTCGAAGAAGCGGCATGAGATCCATCGCGAACGTGATGCCTCGAGCTGCGTCTGCACTTTCGGAGTGATGATATGTCGCATTCGCTTGGCGACGCCCGAGAGTAGCCAGATCGTATCGTTTCCCGCTTCCAATTTGAGACCGAAAGACTTGAAGCAATTTCCGGGAGACAAGGGGATGCTTTGAACAATCGAGGGCGACTTTTTGAGATCCGGGGAGCCAATCCAGCGATCCCCATACTTCACAACCGTACAGTCTTCGAGGCCATCCTTTGGGGCCGAGCGAACGTAAGGCCTCGAGAACGTGCAGAACGACGGCCAAATGCGTTTCATGCCTGTCGGCTAGGTTATGGGTGTAGATCCAACGCGGGCGAGTCCGCAGCAAAACAGTCGTTAAGTCGGATCGAATATTGCCGTTTCGAAGATTTCGAATTTCGGCGCTCGGATAATCGAGCTGAATCGCGGCGGAATAACGGCCGATTCGGGCCGCCGAACGCTGTTCCCTTCTTCGAGTCTCTTTGAATTGGCCCAACTTCATCCTTTCGTAAGGGCCATTTCTAGGGCTGCCGGCTCCGTCTCCACAGGTGATCGATGTGAACCAACGCGTTTTGCGCCGGTAGCACTCTGCGATACCGTGATACGCCATGATTTCGAGATCATCTGCGTGTGCGCCGATACCCAAATGCGTGGTACGTGCCAGCGCCTCCTTTTCCGGAGTCCGGTCCGGCACGTAGATCTCGGCATGCGTCCTGTAAAACATGATGGTTCGAGTGAAAGATAATCCGTACCACGTTATTCAGAACCGGCACAAATCGTGAAGTCACCCCACGTCATGAGCGATCGTGCAGCACTTCCGATTCGAGAGTGGCCGGAATCCGAACGTCCCCGGGAACGAATTTTGGAACTTGGCGGACAAGCTTTATCTTCGGCCGAGCTTCTGGCGATTCTCATTGGCAGCGGAGATCGAGGATTATCGGCCGTGGACGTGGCCCGGCGTCTGCTTCAAGGGGGCGAAAAGGGTGATCTCACAGCCAATCAACTTTCCATCGGTTCTCTGCTTCGGACCAAGGGTGTGGGGCCGGCGAAGGCCGCGAGGATACTGGCCGCGCTCGAACTCGGGCGGCGTTTCTCGGCGGCGGAAAGATCTTCGGTGCACCGCCTTGCGCAAAGCTCGGACGTAGCCAAATTGATGAACTCGCGCGTGACGGGTCTTTCGTACGAATTATTTTTCGTGATTTCCGTCGACGTGAAAAACAGGCCGATCACGATCCAACAGGTATCCCGCGGCAGCGCCGAGGGTGTGGCCATCCAACCGAAGGAGGTTTTTGCCGAGGCGGTTCGCGCGGGAGCTTCGGGGATTATCTGCGTCCACAACCATCCGAGTGGCGACGCCACTCCCAGCCCCGAAGATCGTGCATTGACGGTGCGTTTGAAAGAAGGAGCCCTCATCTTGGGCCTCCGATTTCTCGATCATGTGATTCTAGCGAATGGGAATTCGTACAGCTTCACGGAGAAGAATGGCTGAGTGGGGTGTAGCGCCTCAAGTCTTCCTGAAATGTCATCGATCGTTCAGCCGGGTCGGCTTGTTTAGCTAACTCGGGCCTTTCATCGGCGAGATAGAATGCGCAAGGAATGGTGTGACCTTCCAACTCCGTCGAGGGCTCGGGAATGGGATAATCCCACCAAAACGGTCCGTCATAATATCGGCGTCCGTCTTCAATGAATGTGAACCGGCCATCGCCCAAGAGCTGCGGCTGAAGCTTAAGCAGGGTTGAAAGATCGACGATCTCTTGAAGCTCCGAAGGTCCGTAAGCTCGGCGGACGCCCCTCCATTGCGTCCCTTGTTCGTAGAGTTCACCATATCGATTCAAGAGGACCTCACATATTTGATGCTTGACGAGTGCGCCGTTGTATATGTGTGCACATGCTTCAGCAAAACAGACTTCAGGTTCGAAAACTTTGCTCTGGAAAAACCAGGAGAGCACTTTCATTTTATCAGCGCGGGATGAATCGGCCGAATCATAATAACTGCGAAACCGGGCTCGATATTCGTCCAA
The sequence above is a segment of the Bdellovibrionota bacterium genome. Coding sequences within it:
- the rpmB gene encoding 50S ribosomal protein L28, whose translation is MAMVCGICGKKPVYGNKVSHSNNRTRRRWLPNLKRVHVIVDGVSKTIRLCTRCIRSGKVAKAA
- a CDS encoding PIG-L family deacetylase, producing the protein MFYRTHAEIYVPDRTPEKEALARTTHLGIGAHADDLEIMAYHGIAECYRRKTRWFTSITCGDGAGSPRNGPYERMKLGQFKETRRREQRSAARIGRYSAAIQLDYPSAEIRNLRNGNIRSDLTTVLLRTRPRWIYTHNLADRHETHLAVVLHVLEALRSLGPKGWPRRLYGCEVWGSLDWLPGSQKVALDCSKHPLVSRKLLQVFRSQIGSGKRYDLATLGRRQANATYHHSESADAARGITFAMDLMPLLRNRRLNPLRYVSYMVERLERDLLSPLRALRS
- the radC gene encoding DNA repair protein RadC, translating into MKSPHVMSDRAALPIREWPESERPRERILELGGQALSSAELLAILIGSGDRGLSAVDVARRLLQGGEKGDLTANQLSIGSLLRTKGVGPAKAARILAALELGRRFSAAERSSVHRLAQSSDVAKLMNSRVTGLSYELFFVISVDVKNRPITIQQVSRGSAEGVAIQPKEVFAEAVRAGASGIICVHNHPSGDATPSPEDRALTVRLKEGALILGLRFLDHVILANGNSYSFTEKNG